Genomic segment of Paenibacillus sp. FSL R5-0912:
TGTTCATCCTGCCCTACCTTGCAGCCTTCGGACTGTTTCTGCTGTTTCCGATCCTGTATGGTGTTGTGATCAGCCTGCAGGACTTTGAGCTGCTGTCTGCCGCGCATCCCTTTGTGGGGCTGCGCAATTATATTACGATTTTCACCCCGGGGACGTATGAGAATAGTATCTTCTTCCGCGGGCTGTGGACCACCTTCCAGTTTGTACTGTACTCCGTTCCGTTGCTGATCGTGGTGGGGCTGGGGATGGCGATGCTGGTCAATGCGCTGCCTTCGAAGCTCCGGGGGTTATTCCGGACGTTCTATTTCCTGCCTTATGCCTTGTCGGCTTCGGTTATGGCCGTGATCTGGCTGATGATGTTCGATACCAATGCCGGATTCATTAACAGTCTATTGCAAAAGCTAGGTCTGACCGGTATCCCGTGGCTGACCGCTACGCCTTGGGTATGGATTGCGCTGGTGCTCACGACGCTCTGGTGGACGATCGGGTTCAATATGATTATTTTTGTGAATGCGCTCAATGAGGTGCCTGAAGATTATTACGAGGCGGCTGCTATTGACGGGGCGGGCGCCTGGAGCAGGTTCGTGTCAATTACACTGCCCTCGATCCGGCCGGTGATGCTGTTCGTGATGATTACCTCAACGATCGCGTCCTTCAACATTTATGCCCAGCCGTTTCTGCTGACGCGCGGAGGGCCGGGAGACACCACCAAGGTGCTGCTGATCAATGTGCTGGACCAGGCATTCGTGCGCAAGGATATCGGCTCAGCTTCCGCGATGGCGATTCTGATGGCGCTGCTGATCATGATGGTGTCCATCGTACAGTTCCGTCTTACGAACCGGAAGGAGAAGGTATAAATGGGAAAAGCCAAAAAAACCAGCCTGCTGCTGCTGGCCATTCTGATTGCACTGTTCGTGCTGCTGCCGCTCGTGTGGATGCTGTCCACTGCGTTTAAAAATGACTTCGAAGCGCTCTCCGGGCGGATGAACTTCTTCCCGCAGAAGCCCACGCTTGATAATTTCGTTCAGGGGCTGAGCGGGGAGCTGATGAATACACCGATTCTGCGCTGGATCATCAATTCCCTGTCAGTCGGGATTGTGGGAACAGCAATCGTGCTGCAGATTGATTCGATGGCGGCGTTTGCCCTGGCCCGGCTGCCGGATCTGCCGCTGCGCCGTACGCTGCTGTCCATGTTCATTGCCTCATTGATGATTCCCAGCGTGCTGACCTTTCTGCCGATGTACATTGAGTTCAATACACTAGGGCTGATCAACACGTATCAGGCGCTGATTCTGCCGGCTACAGCCGGGGCGTTCGGCGTGTTCCTGCTGTATCAGTTCTTTGTCTCCTTCCCGAAAGAAATCGAAGAGGCGGCCCGGATCGACGGGGTGAACAAATGGAATCTGTATGCCAGGATCCTGCTGCCTTCCGCAGTGTCGATCATGATGACGCTGGGGATTTTCACCTTCATGGGAATCTATAATGACTTTGTCTGGCCGCTGTATGCGACCACCTCGCCGGAGATGCGGACGATCACCGCAGGTATTGCTATGATGGCCACCGGAAGCTACACCCAGAGTTACGGCAAATTAATGGCTATGACCACTATCGCGGCGCTCCCGGTGCTGATTATCTTCATTGTAGGCCAGAAGTCTTTTGTAAAAGCCATAACGAGCTCGGGTGTGAAATAACGGGTAATAGGGGGAAGCATATGGAAATGAAATCAGCGAA
This window contains:
- a CDS encoding carbohydrate ABC transporter permease, translating into MGKAKKTSLLLLAILIALFVLLPLVWMLSTAFKNDFEALSGRMNFFPQKPTLDNFVQGLSGELMNTPILRWIINSLSVGIVGTAIVLQIDSMAAFALARLPDLPLRRTLLSMFIASLMIPSVLTFLPMYIEFNTLGLINTYQALILPATAGAFGVFLLYQFFVSFPKEIEEAARIDGVNKWNLYARILLPSAVSIMMTLGIFTFMGIYNDFVWPLYATTSPEMRTITAGIAMMATGSYTQSYGKLMAMTTIAALPVLIIFIVGQKSFVKAITSSGVK
- a CDS encoding carbohydrate ABC transporter permease produces the protein MKSTWTSRFTSFLFILPYLAAFGLFLLFPILYGVVISLQDFELLSAAHPFVGLRNYITIFTPGTYENSIFFRGLWTTFQFVLYSVPLLIVVGLGMAMLVNALPSKLRGLFRTFYFLPYALSASVMAVIWLMMFDTNAGFINSLLQKLGLTGIPWLTATPWVWIALVLTTLWWTIGFNMIIFVNALNEVPEDYYEAAAIDGAGAWSRFVSITLPSIRPVMLFVMITSTIASFNIYAQPFLLTRGGPGDTTKVLLINVLDQAFVRKDIGSASAMAILMALLIMMVSIVQFRLTNRKEKV